The following are encoded together in the Pseudodesulfovibrio indicus genome:
- a CDS encoding OmpH family outer membrane protein — MKRILPLIGIIVLVLGLSACNQEPSVKIGIVDEAAAFKDNKVATEAMAYLQEMGKPLQEKAEAAYKAMQENQNEETVAAYKLAMGELQNTMTAEQQRIVAMVDGKFNEVLENYRKEKGLTLILSKQSVISSSETVDITKDIVNAMNGIQLDFTRPEPAAEAAPEAAAPAEAAPEAAAPEAENKKAE; from the coding sequence ATGAAACGGATTCTTCCCCTGATCGGCATCATCGTCCTGGTCCTTGGCCTGAGCGCCTGCAACCAGGAGCCTTCGGTCAAGATCGGCATCGTGGACGAGGCGGCCGCCTTCAAGGACAACAAGGTCGCCACCGAGGCCATGGCCTACCTCCAGGAGATGGGCAAGCCCCTCCAGGAAAAGGCCGAGGCCGCGTACAAGGCCATGCAGGAGAACCAGAACGAAGAGACCGTGGCCGCCTACAAGCTGGCCATGGGCGAGCTGCAGAACACCATGACCGCCGAGCAGCAGCGCATCGTCGCCATGGTGGACGGCAAGTTCAATGAAGTGCTGGAAAACTACCGCAAGGAGAAGGGGCTGACCCTGATCCTGTCCAAGCAGTCCGTCATCTCCTCCAGCGAGACCGTGGACATCACCAAGGACATCGTCAACGCCATGAACGGCATCCAGCTGGACTTCACCCGGCCCGAGCCCGCCGCCGAGGCCGCCCCGGAAGCCGCCGCTCCGGCCGAAGCAGCTCCCGAAGCCGCCGCCCCGGAAGCAGAGAACAAGAAGGCCGAGTAG
- a CDS encoding flagellar hook protein FlgE has product MSFGSMYVGATGVIAHSQGMQVLANNLANVNTIGYRRSELLFGDLISQQMGSGGAQYDSGVFRTSQIGKGVGVSTIRPSFNEGSLENTNAVTDLALSGEGFFGVSDPSMGGTGATHYTRAGSFRFNNDAYLVDAAGFRLQGYAYDQETGQWDTAVSDIRLPYEDVIVDGETARVVRSEPVATNSVEVVANLDHSATEVFSSTDNPFFSMLEAYNGSQSNAATPFGDTEPQYSTAMDVFDAEGNSYEMTVYYDPVNPDTLSNAVPGYSYWEYVIAMPGDADGSAAYGTSGAGLAGMGVLTFNSRGALVNQSAFSLDPSASGDPKDLASWVPATFDEEGLPQFNFTFGADGQSTGEVSTIGYDFGVNSQSSSWRSHGTGSAATLGTDADLLPEMADMDRDARVTTSFAQPSFTGYYNQDGYTWGYLNYLSVDEEGILSGHFSNGQTEELYQVGVYKFNSPWGLSRDGHTNFVATEASGGAIEGVAGDRGRGTINQNSLESSNVDMADEFSNMIVTQRGYQANTKVITTADTMLNTLISVKR; this is encoded by the coding sequence ATGAGTTTTGGAAGTATGTACGTGGGGGCCACCGGCGTGATCGCCCACAGTCAAGGCATGCAGGTGCTGGCCAACAACCTGGCCAACGTCAACACCATCGGCTATCGGCGCTCGGAGTTGCTCTTCGGCGATCTGATCAGCCAGCAGATGGGGTCGGGCGGCGCCCAATACGATTCGGGCGTGTTCCGCACCAGCCAGATCGGCAAGGGCGTCGGGGTATCGACCATCCGGCCCTCCTTCAACGAGGGGTCGCTGGAGAACACCAACGCGGTCACCGACCTGGCCCTTTCCGGCGAAGGATTTTTCGGGGTCAGCGATCCCTCCATGGGGGGCACGGGCGCGACGCATTACACCCGCGCGGGGTCCTTCCGTTTCAACAACGATGCCTATCTCGTGGACGCGGCGGGCTTCCGGCTCCAGGGTTACGCCTACGACCAGGAGACCGGCCAGTGGGACACCGCCGTGTCCGACATCCGGCTGCCCTACGAAGACGTGATCGTCGACGGCGAGACGGCCCGCGTGGTCCGGTCCGAGCCGGTGGCCACCAACTCGGTGGAAGTGGTCGCCAACCTCGACCATTCGGCCACGGAGGTCTTCTCCAGCACCGACAACCCGTTTTTCTCCATGCTCGAGGCGTACAACGGCTCCCAGAGCAACGCGGCCACGCCGTTCGGCGACACGGAACCCCAGTACTCCACCGCCATGGACGTGTTCGACGCCGAGGGCAACAGCTACGAGATGACCGTCTATTACGATCCGGTCAACCCCGACACCCTGTCCAACGCCGTACCCGGCTACAGCTATTGGGAATACGTCATCGCCATGCCCGGCGACGCCGACGGCTCGGCGGCCTACGGGACTTCGGGCGCGGGGCTCGCCGGTATGGGCGTCCTGACCTTCAACTCGCGCGGCGCGCTGGTCAACCAGTCCGCCTTCAGCCTGGATCCGTCCGCCTCCGGCGACCCCAAGGATCTGGCATCATGGGTCCCGGCCACCTTTGACGAGGAGGGGCTGCCGCAGTTCAACTTCACCTTCGGCGCCGACGGACAGTCCACGGGCGAGGTGAGCACCATCGGATACGACTTCGGGGTCAACTCCCAGAGCTCGTCCTGGCGCAGCCACGGCACCGGATCGGCGGCCACCCTGGGCACCGACGCCGACCTCCTGCCCGAAATGGCCGACATGGACCGCGACGCGCGGGTGACGACCAGTTTCGCCCAGCCGTCCTTCACCGGCTACTACAACCAGGACGGCTACACCTGGGGCTATCTCAACTACCTCAGCGTGGACGAGGAGGGCATCCTCAGCGGCCATTTCTCCAACGGCCAGACCGAGGAGCTGTACCAGGTGGGCGTCTACAAGTTCAACAGCCCCTGGGGGCTGTCCCGGGACGGGCATACCAATTTCGTGGCCACCGAGGCTTCGGGCGGGGCCATCGAGGGCGTGGCCGGGGACCGTGGCCGGGGAACCATCAACCAGAATTCCCTGGAGTCGTCCAACGTGGACATGGCCGATGAATTCTCCAACATGATCGTCACCCAGCGCGGCTACCAGGCCAACACCAAGGTCATCACCACCGCCGACACGATGCTGAACACCCTCATCTCGGTGAAGCGGTAG
- a CDS encoding Hpt domain-containing protein has protein sequence MTRDLFDDKQFLASIAYDDELAVELIDAFLEDAPRRVRDLDAALEAGRAETAAKLSHSLKGMCGVVRSDSLSRLALEMEYAGREGRLDALREKFVRFTDALDQVAGLMTAFKREH, from the coding sequence ATGACGCGGGATTTGTTTGACGACAAGCAGTTCCTGGCCAGCATAGCCTATGACGACGAGCTGGCCGTGGAGCTGATAGACGCTTTTCTCGAAGACGCGCCCAGGCGGGTACGCGATCTGGATGCGGCCCTGGAAGCGGGCCGGGCGGAGACGGCTGCCAAGCTCTCCCATTCCCTCAAGGGTATGTGCGGCGTGGTCCGTTCCGACAGCCTGTCCCGGCTGGCCCTGGAGATGGAATACGCGGGCCGGGAAGGGCGGCTCGATGCGCTGCGCGAGAAGTTCGTCAGGTTCACCGACGCTCTGGACCAGGTTGCCGGGCTGATGACCGCGTTCAAGCGGGAACACTGA